Proteins encoded together in one Planctomyces sp. SH-PL14 window:
- the dnaE gene encoding DNA polymerase III subunit alpha, which produces MSDLATPAAEAAPVRPFAHLHCHTHYSLLDGASKIPDLVKKVKELGMDSCAITDHGNLYGALEFYTKCKDGGVNPILGYEAYIAPGHRTDRSASRMKDATFHLTLLAMNATGFKNLSRMASKAYLEGFYYKPRIDKELLQQYHEGVICLSGCASSELSRLLLGGEKEKAESLVKWYVDLFGDRFYMEIQDGGVEIQQSCAEATIELADRMGLPLVATNDAHYLCQTDASMHDVLLCVNTKARVTDENRMKINTDQLFIRSPEQMYAAFPNRAEAVARSQEIANRCNIELDLKTRHYPVFTPPPPLTDKDYLRQVAYDGMKWRYGENPEQKFVDRLEFELGVINKMGYASYFLIVWDFARFARSQGIPCTARGSACGAIVAYLLGISDVCPIEYDLLFERFLDPSRTEAPDIDMDFCRDRREMVLNYVKEKYGVDNVAQIGTFGTLKAKAAIRDVARALGVDLKRADEVAKMIPETLNIKITEAIEENPELKQQYQADPQTKELVDFAIAMEGLAKSAGTHAAGVVIADQPLIEYVPLQKLSGKEDILTQWTEVEKAGLLKMDFLGLRNLSILDKAVQNVKKHRGVDIVPKDLPLDDKPTFALLQRGETKGIFQLESGGMRDLLTKMKPDKFADIIATSALYRPGPLEGGMVMTYVNVKHGREPVPTVHPIVDGVLDETYGVMVYQEQVMRILNRLGGVELAKSYQCIKAISKKKYDIIAKYKEQFLEGAEKNGMPRQQADDIFSLIEKFAGYGFNKSHSTAYGAIAYQTAYLKAHYPQEFMAALLSCGMESSERIAEHTDDCRRMQIEIVPPDVNLSGVEFTVVVEEVPIAPEGDGKAKKKKAADPNEPVPTKTVRRVAFGMGAIRGVGEGAVRAIMEERERSGVFKDIFDLCERIDGKVLNKGALELLVKAGALDSFGPNRAQHIMAVDRAMQAASSKQRDKARGQKNLFEFGGGGGGSKTAEAAPPDLSLPPADDWNYSQKLAFEKEVIGFYLTSHPLNEFSEQLQAFTQNQVKDLRDIGDGKDVLIGGMVSSIKKAATKKPSRNGHSKYINFDLEDPTGVVRCIQWPDDFAREGDKVVPEAILLVRGRVDLRSREPNIIVNKVMTLEQAEREFTKQILIKLRRGYHTEDDMRRIRDTLAGHPGKTPVVLVIETWEDKPVKPLSVQNGNGNGNGSHTAEANGTNGQTAHTDVIRSYLRCYLTTSATVAASQPLKDSLINLLGPKGFLFQASQQNGKSSESSGNGH; this is translated from the coding sequence ATGAGCGATCTCGCGACCCCCGCAGCCGAGGCTGCCCCGGTGCGGCCCTTCGCCCACCTTCACTGCCACACCCACTACTCCCTCCTCGACGGGGCCAGCAAAATCCCCGACCTCGTCAAGAAGGTCAAAGAGCTGGGGATGGACTCGTGCGCCATCACGGACCACGGGAACCTGTACGGCGCACTCGAGTTCTACACCAAGTGCAAGGACGGCGGCGTCAACCCGATCCTGGGGTACGAGGCCTACATCGCCCCCGGCCACCGCACGGACCGCAGCGCGTCGCGGATGAAGGACGCCACGTTCCACCTCACGCTCCTCGCCATGAACGCGACGGGCTTCAAGAACCTCTCGCGGATGGCCTCCAAGGCCTACCTCGAAGGGTTCTACTACAAGCCCCGCATCGACAAGGAACTGCTCCAGCAATACCACGAAGGGGTCATCTGCCTCTCGGGCTGCGCCTCGAGCGAACTCTCGCGACTCCTCCTGGGTGGCGAGAAGGAAAAGGCCGAATCGCTCGTGAAGTGGTACGTCGACCTCTTCGGCGACCGCTTCTACATGGAGATCCAGGACGGCGGCGTCGAGATCCAGCAGTCCTGTGCTGAAGCGACGATCGAACTCGCCGATCGCATGGGGCTGCCGCTCGTCGCCACGAACGACGCGCACTACCTCTGCCAGACCGACGCGTCGATGCACGACGTGCTCTTGTGTGTGAACACAAAAGCCCGCGTCACCGACGAAAACCGGATGAAGATCAACACCGATCAGCTCTTCATCCGTTCTCCCGAGCAGATGTACGCCGCCTTCCCGAACCGGGCCGAGGCGGTCGCCCGCTCGCAGGAGATCGCGAACCGCTGCAACATCGAGCTCGACCTCAAGACCCGGCACTACCCGGTCTTCACCCCGCCGCCGCCGCTGACCGACAAGGACTATCTCCGGCAGGTCGCCTACGACGGCATGAAGTGGCGGTACGGAGAGAACCCCGAGCAGAAGTTCGTGGACCGGCTCGAGTTCGAGCTCGGCGTCATCAACAAGATGGGGTACGCCAGCTACTTCCTCATCGTGTGGGACTTCGCCCGGTTCGCCCGCTCGCAGGGGATCCCCTGCACGGCCCGCGGAAGCGCCTGCGGGGCGATCGTCGCCTACCTGCTGGGGATCAGCGACGTCTGCCCCATCGAGTACGACCTGCTGTTCGAACGGTTCCTCGATCCGAGCCGGACCGAGGCGCCCGATATCGATATGGACTTCTGCCGGGACCGGCGGGAAATGGTCCTGAACTACGTCAAGGAGAAGTACGGCGTCGACAACGTGGCCCAGATCGGGACGTTCGGCACGCTGAAGGCGAAGGCGGCGATTCGCGACGTCGCCCGCGCGCTCGGGGTCGACCTCAAGCGGGCGGACGAAGTCGCCAAGATGATCCCCGAAACCCTCAACATCAAGATCACGGAGGCGATCGAGGAGAATCCGGAACTCAAGCAGCAGTACCAGGCCGATCCGCAGACGAAGGAGCTCGTCGACTTCGCGATCGCCATGGAAGGTCTCGCCAAGAGCGCCGGCACCCACGCGGCCGGCGTGGTCATCGCCGACCAGCCGCTCATCGAGTATGTCCCGCTCCAGAAACTCTCGGGCAAAGAGGACATCCTCACGCAGTGGACGGAAGTCGAGAAGGCGGGCCTTCTCAAGATGGATTTTCTTGGGCTGCGAAACCTCTCGATCCTCGACAAAGCCGTCCAGAACGTAAAGAAGCACCGCGGCGTCGACATCGTCCCGAAGGACCTGCCGCTCGACGACAAGCCGACCTTCGCCCTCCTCCAGCGCGGGGAAACGAAGGGGATCTTCCAGCTCGAGTCCGGCGGGATGCGGGACCTGCTGACGAAGATGAAGCCCGACAAGTTCGCGGACATCATCGCCACGTCGGCCCTCTATCGCCCCGGCCCCCTGGAAGGGGGGATGGTCATGACCTACGTGAACGTCAAGCACGGCCGCGAGCCGGTGCCGACCGTTCACCCGATCGTCGACGGCGTCCTGGACGAGACCTACGGGGTCATGGTCTACCAGGAACAGGTCATGCGGATCCTGAACCGCCTGGGAGGGGTCGAGCTCGCCAAGTCGTACCAGTGCATTAAGGCGATCTCGAAGAAGAAGTACGACATCATCGCCAAGTACAAGGAGCAGTTCCTGGAAGGCGCCGAGAAGAACGGCATGCCCCGCCAGCAGGCGGACGACATCTTCTCGCTGATCGAGAAGTTCGCCGGCTACGGCTTCAACAAGTCGCACTCCACGGCTTATGGGGCGATCGCTTACCAGACCGCCTATCTCAAGGCGCACTACCCGCAGGAGTTCATGGCCGCGCTCCTCTCGTGCGGCATGGAGTCGAGCGAGCGGATCGCGGAACACACCGACGACTGCCGCCGGATGCAGATCGAGATCGTCCCCCCGGACGTCAACCTCAGCGGCGTCGAGTTCACGGTCGTCGTCGAGGAAGTCCCAATCGCACCCGAAGGGGACGGGAAGGCTAAGAAGAAGAAAGCCGCCGATCCGAACGAGCCGGTCCCGACGAAGACGGTCCGCCGGGTCGCCTTCGGCATGGGCGCCATCCGCGGCGTTGGCGAAGGGGCCGTCAGGGCGATCATGGAGGAACGGGAGCGGAGCGGGGTGTTCAAAGACATCTTCGATCTCTGCGAACGAATCGACGGCAAGGTCCTGAACAAGGGGGCGCTGGAACTGCTCGTGAAGGCCGGGGCCCTCGATTCGTTCGGCCCCAACCGCGCCCAGCACATCATGGCGGTCGACCGCGCCATGCAGGCCGCATCGTCGAAGCAGCGGGACAAAGCCCGCGGCCAGAAGAACCTGTTCGAATTCGGCGGTGGCGGCGGCGGATCCAAGACTGCCGAAGCGGCCCCGCCCGACCTCTCGCTCCCGCCTGCGGACGACTGGAACTACAGCCAGAAGCTCGCCTTCGAGAAGGAAGTCATCGGCTTCTACCTGACCTCGCATCCGCTCAACGAGTTCTCGGAGCAGCTCCAGGCGTTCACGCAGAACCAGGTCAAGGATCTGCGGGACATCGGGGACGGCAAGGACGTCCTGATCGGCGGCATGGTCTCCTCGATCAAGAAGGCGGCCACCAAGAAGCCGAGCCGCAACGGCCACAGCAAGTACATCAACTTCGACCTGGAAGACCCCACGGGGGTCGTCCGCTGCATCCAGTGGCCGGACGATTTTGCGAGGGAAGGGGACAAGGTCGTCCCGGAGGCGATCCTCCTCGTCCGGGGCCGGGTCGACCTCCGCAGCCGCGAGCCGAACATCATCGTCAACAAGGTGATGACGCTCGAGCAGGCGGAGCGGGAGTTCACGAAGCAGATCCTGATCAAGCTCCGCCGCGGCTACCACACCGAAGACGACATGCGCCGCATCCGCGATACGCTCGCCGGCCACCCGGGCAAAACGCCGGTGGTCCTCGTCATCGAGACCTGGGAAGACAAGCCAGTCAAACCGCTCTCCGTCCAGAACGGAAATGGCAACGGCAACGGCTCGCACACCGCGGAAGCGAACGGGACGAACGGCCAGACCGCCCACACCGACGTGATCCGCAGCTACCTCCGCTGCTATCTGACCACCTCGGCCACGGTCGCCGCCAGCCAGCCGCTCAAAGACAGCCTGATCAACCTCCTCGGCCCGAAGGGTTTTCTCTTTCAGGCCAGCCAGCAGAACGGCAAAAGCTCGGAGTCGAGCGGCAACGGCCATTGA
- a CDS encoding DMT family transporter produces the protein MSEDPAREPVVAPAVSAPIVPSTTALPPPAAVAPSSAQALAGPAPLTTTGVVLSVLCTVLWGGVSVASQIATDSIPPMLLATFRFLLAAVFMYGWCRWEGTSIRIRPGQWRPVVVMSLYMFFQIGTFQLGTAWSTTSHSTLLVNTYVFWVAAIETWVLKTFRLSVRQTIGLFVAAAGVVLLMATDRRAGATSLDEPTVLGDVVLAVSGLLFGLMTIATRPALRAIEAGPLILWRNFFAAIAMGAVSFATEDYGPIRWDTRTVSAVLYAGLVVSGICFSLQVWLLRRFSASQVSVFSFATPIFGVALGVLIRGDVLSPWLFLSGICVALGIALVNAPVRKTAAK, from the coding sequence GTGTCCGAGGATCCCGCCCGGGAGCCGGTTGTCGCGCCTGCTGTTTCCGCCCCCATTGTTCCCAGCACCACCGCCCTCCCTCCGCCCGCCGCCGTCGCCCCTTCCTCGGCGCAGGCTCTGGCGGGGCCGGCGCCCCTGACGACGACGGGGGTCGTGCTCTCGGTTCTCTGCACGGTGCTGTGGGGGGGCGTGTCGGTCGCCAGCCAGATCGCGACGGACAGCATTCCGCCGATGCTCCTGGCGACGTTCCGCTTCCTGCTGGCGGCCGTCTTCATGTATGGCTGGTGCCGCTGGGAAGGGACCTCGATCCGCATCCGCCCCGGCCAGTGGCGGCCGGTCGTCGTGATGTCGCTCTACATGTTCTTTCAGATCGGCACGTTCCAGCTCGGGACTGCCTGGTCCACGACGTCGCACTCGACGCTCCTCGTCAACACCTACGTCTTCTGGGTCGCGGCCATCGAGACCTGGGTCCTGAAGACCTTCCGCCTGAGCGTCCGGCAGACGATCGGGCTCTTCGTGGCGGCCGCGGGGGTCGTCCTCCTGATGGCGACCGACCGCCGGGCCGGGGCGACGTCGCTCGACGAGCCGACCGTCCTGGGGGATGTCGTGCTCGCGGTCAGCGGCCTCCTGTTCGGCCTGATGACGATCGCCACGCGGCCCGCCCTGCGGGCGATCGAAGCGGGCCCCCTGATCCTGTGGCGGAACTTCTTCGCCGCAATCGCGATGGGGGCCGTGAGCTTTGCGACCGAGGACTACGGGCCGATCCGCTGGGACACGCGGACCGTCTCGGCGGTCCTGTACGCGGGACTCGTCGTGTCGGGGATCTGCTTCTCGCTGCAGGTCTGGCTCCTGCGGCGGTTCAGCGCGTCGCAGGTTTCGGTCTTCAGTTTCGCGACGCCGATCTTCGGCGTCGCCCTCGGCGTCCTGATCCGCGGCGACGTCCTTTCGCCGTGGCTGTTCCTCTCGGGGATCTGCGTGGCCCTCGGGATTGCGCTCGTCAATGCGCCGGTGCGGAAGACCGCGGCGAAGTGA
- a CDS encoding MIP/aquaporin family protein, with translation MASPATGEFLGTLILILLGDGVVADVLLNRSKAHNSGWIVITAGWAFAVACGIFTSKAFGGPGALNPVGPLTDMVIGGKAVADSLVLIAAQFAGAFAGAVLVWLHFLPHWKETPDAAAKLGVFCTAPAIRNAPANLLSEAIGTFVLVLVASSVSRAAVGGLEPAAVGLVVWAIGLSLGGTTGYAINPARDLAPRLAHALLPIAGKGSSDWGYAWIPVVGPCIGALLGAALFAWGAAPAP, from the coding sequence GTGGCATCCCCCGCAACGGGCGAGTTCCTCGGAACACTCATCCTCATCCTCCTCGGAGACGGCGTCGTCGCCGATGTCCTCCTGAACCGGTCCAAGGCCCACAATTCCGGCTGGATCGTCATCACCGCCGGATGGGCCTTTGCCGTCGCCTGCGGCATCTTCACGTCGAAGGCGTTCGGCGGACCGGGGGCGCTGAATCCGGTCGGCCCCCTGACCGACATGGTCATCGGCGGCAAAGCGGTCGCGGACAGTCTTGTGCTCATCGCGGCCCAGTTCGCCGGCGCGTTCGCGGGGGCCGTTCTGGTCTGGCTCCACTTCCTTCCCCACTGGAAGGAGACGCCGGACGCCGCCGCCAAGCTCGGCGTCTTCTGCACCGCCCCCGCCATACGCAACGCTCCGGCGAACCTCCTCAGCGAAGCGATCGGAACCTTCGTTCTGGTCCTCGTGGCGTCGAGCGTCTCCCGGGCCGCCGTCGGCGGACTCGAACCCGCCGCTGTGGGCCTCGTCGTCTGGGCCATCGGCCTGAGCCTGGGTGGAACGACGGGATACGCCATCAATCCCGCCCGCGACCTCGCCCCCCGGCTCGCCCACGCCCTCCTGCCGATCGCCGGCAAGGGATCGTCAGACTGGGGCTACGCGTGGATCCCGGTGGTCGGGCCGTGCATCGGTGCCCTCCTCGGAGCGGCCCTGTTCGCCTGGGGCGCCGCGCCGGCCCCCTGA
- a CDS encoding DUF1501 domain-containing protein gives MKTRSSTTRRTCLQRFGSAAAALSLAGMTGRTLEAASAPAELAPHHPAGAKRVIFLFMHGGPSHVDTFDYKPELQKRDGQPLPFEAPANLDAKPVLMKSPWKFRQHGESGLWVSELLPHIAGQADDLCVIRSMHSRGQSHGQAVSMMHTGSDNLVRPSVGAWVSYGLAKENQDLPTFVSIGPSSGHGGPRNYGAAFLPTEHQATTIGRQGKLGEATIEHLASTEKADRQQERLDLIQSLNRAHLDRVGPDNEITGTIEAYDLASRMQRCAPGALDLSKESKGTQDQYGVGQKATDNFARQCLLARRLVEAGVRYVELSTGNVWDQHGGLREGHEKNSLATDQPIAALLADLKARGLLDDTLVVWAGEFGRTPTMQGGNGRDHNPQGFCAWLAGGGVKPGISYGETDEVGYHAARNRVHVHDLHATILHQLGLNHERLTYRYAGRDFRLTDVAGNVVHDILA, from the coding sequence CCGGCGGGGGCCAAGCGGGTCATCTTCCTGTTCATGCACGGCGGGCCGAGCCACGTCGACACCTTCGACTACAAGCCCGAGCTCCAGAAGCGGGACGGCCAGCCCCTGCCGTTCGAAGCCCCGGCCAACCTCGACGCCAAGCCGGTCCTGATGAAGTCGCCGTGGAAGTTCCGGCAGCACGGCGAGTCGGGGCTGTGGGTCTCGGAGCTCCTCCCGCACATCGCCGGGCAGGCGGACGACCTGTGCGTGATCCGCTCGATGCACAGCCGCGGCCAGTCTCACGGCCAGGCGGTCTCGATGATGCACACCGGGAGCGACAACCTCGTCCGTCCCTCCGTCGGCGCCTGGGTCTCGTACGGCCTCGCCAAGGAGAACCAGGACCTGCCGACGTTCGTTTCGATCGGCCCCTCGAGCGGCCACGGCGGCCCGCGGAACTACGGGGCCGCCTTCCTCCCGACCGAGCACCAGGCAACGACGATCGGCCGGCAGGGAAAACTTGGCGAGGCGACGATCGAGCACCTCGCGTCGACTGAGAAGGCCGACCGGCAGCAGGAGCGGCTCGACCTGATCCAGTCGCTCAACCGGGCCCACCTCGACCGCGTCGGGCCCGACAACGAGATCACCGGCACGATCGAAGCTTACGACCTCGCCAGCCGGATGCAGCGGTGTGCTCCCGGTGCCCTCGACCTGTCGAAGGAGTCGAAGGGGACGCAGGACCAGTACGGCGTCGGCCAGAAGGCGACCGACAACTTTGCCCGGCAGTGCCTCCTGGCCCGGCGGCTCGTCGAGGCGGGGGTCCGCTACGTTGAGCTCTCCACGGGGAACGTCTGGGACCAGCACGGCGGCCTCCGCGAAGGGCATGAGAAGAATTCGCTGGCGACCGACCAGCCGATCGCTGCTCTCCTGGCCGACCTCAAGGCCCGCGGGCTCCTCGACGACACGCTCGTCGTCTGGGCCGGAGAATTCGGCCGGACGCCGACGATGCAGGGGGGGAACGGGCGGGACCACAACCCGCAGGGCTTCTGCGCCTGGCTCGCCGGCGGCGGGGTCAAGCCGGGGATTTCGTACGGCGAGACGGACGAGGTCGGCTACCACGCGGCCCGCAACCGGGTTCACGTCCACGACCTGCATGCGACGATCCTGCATCAGCTCGGCCTCAACCACGAGCGGCTCACCTACCGCTACGCCGGCCGCGATTTCCGGCTGACGGACGTCGCCGGGAACGTGGTCCACGACATCCTGGCGTGA
- a CDS encoding class I SAM-dependent rRNA methyltransferase, protein MPLLLNSDREPVVLRLGRDLVRMIKRGHPWVYAEALRELPRAPAGASAVLLDNKKGREIARGYYDPGCPLAFRACTAEDRVRLDDRWAERQFTRALDLRRRSFGPSTTGYRLLNGEGDEVPGLIVDRYGDVGVLQVDGAGPAGFWDIDGIAEWLLHEGGLKGIDFKPRDRQSESRRLAGELPPDGVAEFLENGLRFTADFRRGQKTGFFLDQRDNRDLIRRQAEGRSVVNIFGYTGGFSVAAGVGGASHVTTVDLAAPAIAAAATHWTLNDLPAERHEGVAADAFAFLEGAASQRHTWDIVIVDPPSFAPSEAAVPRALASYGKLLTDAARCTADGGLLAASSCSSHVGESAFLEVCEESVSAARRRATIVSITSQPIDHPYPLVFSEFRYLKFILLRLD, encoded by the coding sequence GTGCCCCTCCTGCTGAATTCCGATCGCGAGCCCGTCGTCCTCCGTCTGGGGCGGGATCTCGTGCGGATGATCAAGCGCGGCCATCCGTGGGTCTACGCCGAAGCCCTCCGCGAGCTCCCCCGGGCCCCCGCGGGAGCCAGCGCCGTCCTGCTCGACAACAAGAAGGGCCGCGAGATCGCCCGGGGCTACTACGATCCCGGCTGCCCGCTCGCCTTTCGCGCCTGCACGGCCGAAGACCGGGTTCGCCTCGACGACCGCTGGGCCGAGCGGCAGTTCACGCGGGCCCTCGACCTCCGGCGACGGAGCTTCGGACCGTCAACGACCGGCTATCGACTTCTCAACGGCGAAGGGGACGAGGTCCCGGGACTCATCGTCGATCGCTACGGCGATGTCGGAGTCCTGCAGGTCGACGGTGCCGGACCGGCGGGCTTCTGGGATATCGACGGCATCGCCGAGTGGCTCCTCCACGAGGGTGGCCTCAAGGGGATCGACTTCAAACCCCGCGACCGCCAGTCGGAAAGCCGCCGGCTTGCCGGAGAGCTTCCGCCGGACGGCGTCGCGGAGTTCCTCGAGAACGGGCTCCGCTTCACGGCCGACTTCCGCCGCGGACAGAAGACCGGCTTCTTCCTCGACCAGCGGGACAACCGCGACCTGATCCGCCGCCAGGCCGAGGGGCGGAGCGTCGTCAACATCTTCGGCTACACCGGCGGTTTCTCGGTCGCGGCCGGCGTCGGCGGAGCCTCGCACGTCACCACCGTCGACCTCGCCGCCCCCGCGATCGCCGCCGCGGCAACACACTGGACGCTCAACGACTTGCCCGCCGAGCGCCACGAGGGGGTCGCGGCCGATGCCTTCGCGTTCCTCGAAGGGGCCGCGAGCCAGCGGCACACGTGGGACATCGTGATCGTCGATCCCCCCTCGTTCGCCCCTTCGGAAGCGGCTGTCCCCCGCGCCCTCGCCTCCTACGGAAAGCTCCTGACCGACGCCGCCCGGTGCACGGCCGACGGAGGCCTCCTGGCCGCCTCCTCCTGCTCCAGCCACGTCGGAGAATCCGCCTTCCTCGAAGTCTGCGAGGAGTCCGTCTCCGCCGCCCGCCGCCGGGCGACCATCGTCTCGATCACCAGCCAGCCGATCGACCACCCCTACCCGCTCGTCTTCAGCGAGTTCCGCTATCTCAAGTTCATCCTGCTGCGGCTGGACTGA
- a CDS encoding type II toxin-antitoxin system RelE/ParE family toxin, translated as MSHAVRILSRARRDIDEIVRHLAGRSVAGAASWIRALDRALKRLSDHAESCSLAAEDEFVAISVREILFKTRRGRVYRMLFTIREGTVFVMHVRAPGRDFVGEGELEDPELES; from the coding sequence ATGAGCCACGCTGTTCGCATTCTTTCCCGGGCCAGGCGGGACATCGACGAAATTGTCCGGCATCTCGCTGGGCGATCTGTCGCGGGAGCGGCTTCCTGGATCCGGGCGCTCGACCGAGCTTTGAAGAGGCTATCCGACCACGCTGAGTCGTGTTCGCTGGCCGCTGAAGATGAGTTCGTGGCGATTTCGGTTCGGGAGATCCTGTTCAAGACGCGACGGGGACGGGTCTACAGGATGCTGTTCACGATCCGCGAGGGAACGGTGTTCGTCATGCATGTCCGCGCCCCCGGGCGGGACTTCGTTGGGGAAGGGGAGCTGGAAGATCCCGAGCTTGAGTCTTGA